The following are from one region of the Halarcobacter sp. genome:
- a CDS encoding iron-sulfur cluster assembly protein, translated as MESLNKDLIKEKIIDSLKNVYDPEIPVNIYDLGLIYSIELEVKNNYTYCTIEMTLTSPSCPVSDSLVEQVSYYTKQVPEVDEANVHLVFEPMWEPSKMSDEAREILSASGAAFN; from the coding sequence ATGGAATCACTAAATAAAGATCTTATAAAAGAAAAAATTATTGATAGTTTAAAAAATGTATATGATCCAGAAATTCCAGTAAATATTTATGACTTAGGATTAATTTATTCTATTGAACTTGAAGTAAAAAACAATTATACTTATTGCACTATTGAAATGACTTTAACCTCACCATCGTGTCCAGTAAGTGATAGCTTAGTAGAACAAGTAAGTTATTATACAAAACAAGTTCCAGAAGTTGATGAAGCAAATGTACATTTGGTTTTTGAACCAATGTGGGAACCTTCTAAGATGAGTGACGAAGCAAGAGAGATTTTATCAGCATCAGGAGCGGCATTTAATTGA
- a CDS encoding SufE family protein: MSIKTKVENIKDDLDFFEDELQKYEYIIDLGKKLDSLDDKYKTPENIVHGCTSQVWLISEEKDGKLYFKGTSDAIIVKGLIYIILEIFSGEEKETLKTVDMDIIYELGLSEVITPNRQSGVIGMIKKIKEIAQKG; encoded by the coding sequence ATGTCAATAAAAACAAAAGTTGAAAATATAAAAGATGATTTAGATTTTTTTGAAGATGAATTACAAAAATATGAATATATTATAGATTTAGGCAAAAAATTAGACTCTTTAGATGATAAATATAAAACTCCTGAAAATATTGTACATGGATGTACTTCACAAGTTTGGCTAATAAGTGAAGAAAAAGATGGAAAACTATATTTTAAAGGTACTTCTGATGCAATAATTGTAAAAGGACTTATATATATAATCCTTGAGATATTTTCAGGTGAAGAGAAAGAGACTCTTAAAACTGTAGATATGGATATTATCTATGAATTAGGATTATCAGAAGTTATTACACCAAACAGACAAAGTGGTGTAATAGGAATGATAAAAAAAATAAAAGAGATTGCACAAAAAGGATAA
- a CDS encoding cysteine desulfurase: MFKKDFPYFKHSNTVYLDNAATTQKPKSVIDSQVEYYEKYCANTHRSSFSDANTATQKYEETRKILKEFINAQVKEEIIFTKGVSESINFIANSFTRDYKTVIISSLEHHSNIVPWHMQGRSLNNGLEVVKCDSNLNFDFEDYEEILKNNPKSFVSITHISNAFGKVHDIRKIIHLAHKYESVVLIDAAQSLAHTKIDVKELDVDFMAISSHKTFGPTGVGAIYVKEKYLKELKPYQTGGATIHEVDYNGSILLDAPFKFEAGTQNIAGVIGFGEALKYVKHVGYENIEIIEKDLYNYLELELEKLPGIIFYNDSENCVGSKSFNFENISHDDIGILLDKMGVAIRVGHHCAQPIMKQLNIRGTIRVSLAFYNDYEDINRLIEALKKALEMLK, from the coding sequence ATGTTTAAAAAAGATTTTCCATATTTCAAACACTCAAATACAGTATATTTAGATAATGCAGCAACAACACAAAAACCAAAAAGTGTTATTGATTCTCAAGTGGAATATTATGAGAAATATTGCGCAAATACCCATAGAAGTAGTTTTTCTGATGCAAATACTGCCACACAAAAATATGAAGAGACTAGAAAAATATTAAAAGAGTTTATAAACGCCCAAGTAAAAGAAGAGATAATTTTTACTAAGGGAGTGAGTGAGTCAATCAATTTTATTGCTAATTCTTTTACAAGGGATTACAAAACTGTTATTATCTCTTCTTTAGAGCATCATTCAAATATCGTTCCGTGGCATATGCAAGGAAGAAGTTTAAACAATGGTCTTGAAGTTGTAAAGTGTGACAGCAACCTAAATTTCGACTTTGAAGACTATGAAGAAATTTTAAAAAATAATCCAAAATCTTTTGTAAGTATCACACATATCTCAAATGCTTTTGGAAAAGTTCACGATATAAGAAAAATAATCCATCTTGCGCACAAATATGAGAGTGTAGTTTTAATAGATGCAGCACAAAGTTTAGCACATACAAAAATAGATGTTAAAGAGTTAGATGTAGACTTTATGGCTATATCTTCCCATAAAACATTTGGACCAACAGGAGTTGGTGCAATTTATGTAAAAGAGAAATATCTAAAAGAGTTAAAACCTTACCAAACAGGTGGAGCAACTATCCATGAGGTTGATTATAATGGTTCAATTCTACTTGATGCACCTTTTAAATTTGAAGCAGGAACACAAAATATTGCAGGTGTAATTGGTTTTGGTGAAGCTTTAAAATATGTTAAACATGTAGGATATGAAAATATAGAGATAATTGAAAAAGATCTTTACAACTATTTAGAACTTGAACTTGAAAAACTTCCTGGAATAATTTTTTACAATGACAGTGAAAATTGTGTAGGAAGTAAAAGTTTCAATTTTGAAAATATTTCCCATGATGATATTGGAATTTTGCTAGATAAAATGGGAGTTGCTATAAGAGTTGGACACCATTGTGCCCAACCAATTATGAAACAACTTAACATAAGAGGTACTATTAGAGTTTCACTGGCTTTTTACAATGATTATGAAGATATAAACAGATTAATTGAAGCTTTAAAAAAAGCCTTAGAGATGTTAAAGTAA
- a CDS encoding SufD family Fe-S cluster assembly protein, translating into MRLMNLKNEELLIDESTNEPIKLIYYPKEEKTNSLKIRVKEGIKASIIEVFAGNDLNETFTRELIVEDNANLEYMKYQNIGENSNIQLQYNIDLKDNANIKMTNFEFGKGKNTNQFNTEFNNIDSNLNIYGLVKIDENTNSKSVFKTSHNNQNCFSDIKYKHILDDSSKATFEALSVVNEKALNSKVLQNSNTILLSDDAVIFAQPHLEINIDELEAAHGATTGSLNKEQLLYLESRGIESKKAKQMLLKAFENEIYDNIEDIKIKEFLQELEGEENV; encoded by the coding sequence ATGAGACTTATGAATCTTAAAAACGAAGAACTTTTAATTGATGAAAGTACAAATGAACCTATTAAATTGATATATTATCCAAAAGAGGAAAAAACTAATTCTTTGAAAATAAGAGTAAAAGAAGGGATTAAAGCCTCAATTATAGAAGTGTTTGCAGGAAATGATTTAAATGAAACCTTTACAAGAGAACTAATTGTTGAAGATAATGCAAATTTAGAATATATGAAATATCAAAATATTGGCGAAAATTCAAATATCCAATTGCAATACAATATTGATTTAAAAGATAATGCAAATATAAAAATGACTAATTTTGAATTTGGTAAGGGTAAAAATACAAACCAATTTAATACTGAGTTTAACAATATAGATTCTAATCTAAATATTTATGGTTTGGTAAAAATTGATGAAAATACTAATTCAAAATCTGTATTTAAAACCTCACATAACAATCAAAATTGTTTTAGTGATATTAAATATAAACATATTTTAGATGATTCTTCAAAAGCAACATTTGAAGCTTTAAGTGTGGTAAATGAAAAAGCATTAAACTCAAAAGTATTACAAAACTCTAATACAATATTGTTAAGTGATGATGCAGTAATTTTTGCACAACCTCATCTTGAGATAAATATTGATGAACTAGAAGCAGCCCACGGTGCAACAACAGGAAGTTTAAATAAAGAGCAACTTTTATATTTAGAATCAAGAGGTATAGAGAGTAAAAAAGCTAAACAGATGCTTTTAAAAGCTTTTGAGAATGAAATATACGATAATATAGAAGATATTAAAATAAAAGAATTTCTTCAAGAATTAGAAGGGGAAGAAAATGTTTAA
- the sufC gene encoding Fe-S cluster assembly ATPase SufC: MLNIKNLKVNIDNKEILKGLDLDIKKGEVHVLMGQNGAGKSTLVKTLSAHYDCEVTEGELKYKEKNLLDLSVSDRANEGIFMSFQNPVEIPGVNNSYFLRTAVNEKRKYNKEEELDAISFLKLTKEELGKFDIDKKLLQRDLNDGFSGGEKKRNELIQLLLLKPDLILLDEIDSGLDVDAIKTVAKVINDLLDGNRSVLMITHYDKLLSQIKPDYVHIMQDGKIVKTGDYNLALELDSKGYEGIGIKNETYES, translated from the coding sequence ATGCTTAATATAAAAAATTTAAAAGTAAATATTGATAACAAAGAGATTTTAAAAGGTTTAGACCTAGATATTAAAAAAGGTGAAGTTCATGTACTTATGGGACAAAATGGTGCAGGAAAATCAACTTTAGTAAAAACACTAAGTGCTCACTATGATTGTGAAGTAACAGAGGGTGAACTTAAGTATAAAGAAAAAAACCTATTAGATTTAAGTGTAAGTGACAGAGCAAATGAAGGTATCTTTATGAGTTTTCAAAATCCTGTAGAGATTCCAGGGGTAAATAACAGCTACTTTTTAAGAACAGCTGTAAATGAAAAAAGAAAATATAATAAAGAAGAAGAGTTAGATGCAATAAGTTTTCTAAAATTGACAAAAGAGGAGTTAGGAAAATTTGATATTGATAAAAAACTTCTTCAAAGAGATTTAAATGATGGTTTTAGTGGTGGGGAAAAGAAAAGAAATGAATTAATCCAACTGTTATTATTAAAACCTGATTTAATTTTACTTGATGAGATTGATTCAGGATTAGATGTTGATGCAATTAAAACTGTTGCTAAGGTAATAAATGATTTATTAGATGGTAATCGATCAGTGCTTATGATTACTCACTATGACAAACTATTATCACAAATAAAACCGGACTATGTTCATATTATGCAAGATGGTAAAATAGTTAAAACTGGTGATTACAATTTAGCTTTAGAACTTGATAGCAAAGGTTATGAAGGAATAGGAATTAAAAATGAGACTTATGAATCTTAA
- the sufB gene encoding Fe-S cluster assembly protein SufB — translation MSDNKQIKNILNRDYKLGFETLIESDTFPKGLNEDVIKAISKKKDEPEWLLEFRLSAYKKWLKMEEPSWANLKYPKIDYQDISYFSAPKKNLDSLDEVDPEILKTYEKLGIPLEEQKMLAGVAVDAVFDSVSVKTTFQDELEKLGIIFCSISEAAHKHEDILKKYLASVVGKGDNYFAALNSAVFTDGSFVYIPPNTRCPMELSTYFRINALNTGQFERTLIICDEGSYVSYNEGCSAPSRDDRQLHAAVVELVALDNAQIKYSTIQNWFPGDDEGKGGILNFVTKRGLCKGENSKISWTQVETGSSITWKYPSCILKGKNSVGEFYSVAISSHAQQADTGTKMIHLGENTKSTIISKGISAMKGVNAYRGLVRIGKNAKNARNVSECDSLLIGNRCKAHTFPYHEIKNSSAQIEHEATTSKISDEQLFYLNQRGIDEEDAIAMIVNGFCKEVLKELPMEFAAEAKELLSISLEGSVG, via the coding sequence ATGAGTGATAATAAACAAATAAAAAATATTTTAAACAGAGACTATAAACTAGGCTTTGAAACACTTATTGAGAGTGATACATTCCCAAAAGGTTTAAACGAAGATGTCATAAAAGCCATATCTAAAAAGAAAGATGAACCAGAATGGTTATTGGAATTTAGATTAAGTGCATATAAAAAATGGCTAAAAATGGAAGAGCCTTCATGGGCAAATTTAAAATATCCAAAAATAGACTATCAAGATATTTCATATTTTTCTGCGCCAAAAAAGAATTTAGATTCTTTAGATGAAGTTGACCCTGAAATATTAAAAACATATGAAAAACTTGGTATTCCTTTAGAAGAGCAAAAGATGTTGGCAGGAGTTGCAGTTGATGCTGTATTTGATTCAGTTTCAGTTAAAACAACTTTCCAAGATGAACTAGAGAAATTAGGAATCATATTTTGTTCAATCTCAGAAGCAGCACATAAACATGAAGATATATTAAAAAAATATTTAGCTTCTGTTGTAGGAAAAGGTGATAACTATTTTGCAGCATTAAACAGTGCAGTATTTACAGATGGAAGTTTTGTCTATATTCCACCAAATACTAGATGTCCAATGGAACTATCTACATATTTTAGAATAAATGCCTTAAATACAGGACAATTTGAAAGAACCCTAATAATATGTGATGAAGGCTCTTATGTATCTTATAATGAAGGGTGTTCAGCCCCAAGTAGAGATGATAGACAACTTCATGCCGCAGTTGTAGAATTAGTTGCATTAGATAATGCACAAATAAAATATTCAACAATTCAAAACTGGTTTCCAGGTGATGATGAGGGGAAAGGTGGTATTTTAAACTTTGTTACAAAAAGAGGTTTATGTAAAGGTGAAAACTCAAAAATCTCATGGACACAAGTTGAAACAGGTTCTTCAATTACATGGAAATATCCATCATGTATCTTAAAAGGTAAAAATTCAGTTGGAGAGTTTTATTCAGTTGCAATTTCAAGCCACGCTCAACAAGCAGATACAGGTACTAAAATGATTCACTTAGGTGAAAATACAAAATCAACAATTATCTCAAAAGGTATCTCAGCTATGAAAGGTGTAAATGCCTACAGAGGATTGGTTAGAATTGGAAAAAATGCCAAAAATGCAAGAAATGTTTCAGAGTGTGATTCTTTACTAATTGGAAATAGATGTAAAGCACATACTTTTCCATACCATGAGATAAAAAATTCATCTGCACAAATTGAACATGAAGCAACAACTTCTAAGATTTCAGATGAACAACTGTTTTATTTAAACCAAAGAGGAATCGATGAAGAGGATGCAATTGCAATGATTGTAAATGGTTTTTGTAAAGAGGTATTAAAAGAACTTCCAATGGAGTTTGCAGCAGAAGCAAAAGAGCTTCTTAGCATCTCACTAGAAGGAAGCGTAGGATAA
- a CDS encoding amino acid ABC transporter permease — MNIKKLFIHEKGLKGDKKVDKPIFLFNLLLLAILVFITFYLMFKNVSYSFNWDSVYEYRQKFIDGFLMTIVISFFALILSFIIGLFFAYAQNSKLLILRYFSKFYIEIIRGTPLLVQILIFFYVFANNLGLDNRYVVGVVILALFAGAYVCEIIRGAIESVDFEQYETALSLGMTNYQMYRYVVFPQAFRRMLPALTGQFASIIKDSSLLSIISISEFTMNAQEVNAYTYSTLESYIPLAIGYLLLTYPISYYTNKLESNIK; from the coding sequence TTGAATATAAAAAAACTTTTTATCCATGAAAAAGGTTTAAAAGGTGATAAAAAGGTAGATAAGCCTATCTTCCTTTTTAACCTTTTACTTCTCGCAATTTTAGTTTTTATTACATTTTATTTAATGTTTAAAAATGTCTCATATAGTTTTAATTGGGACAGTGTTTATGAATACAGACAAAAATTCATAGATGGCTTTTTAATGACTATAGTTATCTCTTTTTTTGCTTTAATATTAAGTTTTATAATTGGATTATTTTTTGCCTACGCACAAAATTCAAAACTTTTAATACTTAGATATTTTTCAAAATTTTATATAGAGATTATAAGAGGTACTCCCCTTTTAGTACAAATTTTGATATTTTTTTACGTTTTTGCAAATAATTTGGGTTTGGATAATAGATATGTTGTAGGTGTTGTTATATTAGCTTTATTTGCAGGAGCTTATGTCTGTGAAATCATAAGAGGAGCAATTGAGTCAGTTGATTTTGAACAATATGAAACAGCACTAAGTCTTGGAATGACAAATTATCAAATGTATAGATATGTGGTTTTTCCACAAGCCTTTAGAAGAATGTTACCTGCTTTAACAGGACAATTTGCAAGTATTATAAAAGATTCATCTTTATTATCAATTATATCTATTAGCGAATTTACTATGAATGCCCAAGAGGTAAACGCTTACACCTACTCTACACTTGAAAGTTATATCCCCTTGGCAATTGGATATTTACTTTTAACCTACCCTATCTCTTATTATACAAATAAACTAGAGTCTAATATTAAGTAA
- a CDS encoding transporter substrate-binding domain-containing protein has product MKKLFFGFLFLFISVLFIGCGEQKVASDTKDIEKKDVLTVGMELAYPPFEMSDKDGTPSGVSVDFAKALGKYLDREVVIENIAWDGLIPSLKTGKIDLIISSMTITEERKKSIDFSIPYAQTSLAILANKDSEVNSIEDLNVVGKKVAVKKGSTGHLYAKDNLPNADILVFDKEAACVLEVVQGKADGFLYDQLTIYKNYAKHMDTTKPLLTPFQKDFEYWGVALRQNDPIKEKVNEFIKKAKEDGTFDSFAKKYLTDAKKTFDELGIPFFF; this is encoded by the coding sequence ATGAAAAAATTATTTTTTGGTTTTTTATTTTTATTTATAAGTGTCCTATTTATTGGATGTGGTGAGCAAAAAGTTGCTTCTGATACAAAAGATATTGAGAAAAAAGATGTTTTAACTGTTGGTATGGAATTAGCATATCCACCATTTGAAATGAGTGATAAAGACGGAACACCATCAGGAGTATCTGTTGATTTTGCCAAAGCATTAGGTAAATATTTAGATAGAGAAGTTGTAATTGAAAATATAGCTTGGGATGGTCTTATTCCCTCACTAAAAACTGGAAAGATTGATTTAATCATCTCTTCTATGACTATTACAGAAGAAAGAAAAAAGTCTATAGATTTTTCTATCCCTTACGCACAAACATCTTTAGCTATATTAGCAAACAAAGATTCAGAAGTTAATTCAATAGAAGATTTAAATGTAGTAGGTAAAAAAGTTGCAGTTAAAAAAGGTTCAACTGGACATTTATATGCAAAAGACAATTTACCAAATGCAGATATTTTAGTATTTGATAAAGAAGCTGCTTGTGTACTTGAGGTTGTTCAAGGTAAAGCTGATGGGTTTTTATATGATCAATTAACAATTTATAAAAATTATGCAAAACATATGGATACAACAAAACCTCTTCTTACTCCATTTCAAAAAGATTTTGAATATTGGGGTGTTGCTTTAAGACAAAATGATCCAATAAAAGAAAAAGTTAATGAGTTTATAAAAAAAGCAAAAGAGGATGGAACTTTTGATAGCTTTGCTAAAAAATATTTAACAGATGCTAAAAAAACATTTGATGAACTTGGTATTCCATTTTTCTTTTAG
- a CDS encoding NifS family cysteine desulfurase: MEVYLDNNATTKVDPEVFKAMEPFFCHIYGNPNSLHKFGAGTHPKMVEALNYLYDGINAADEDDIIITANATESNNTVIKGIWIDKILNGNKNHIITSEVEHPAITATCRFLETQGVSVTYLPVNEEGVLEASAVKDYIREDTALVSIMWANNETGKLFPIKEIGQICKEAGIPFHTDATQAIGKVPVDVQECNVNYLSLSAHKFHGPKGVGALYVEKGYELTPLMHGGEQMGGHRAGTVDVASMVGMGVAMKLATSEMALAYENNHVRKLRDKLENAILEIPETIVIGGKENRTPNTTLISIRGVEGESMLWDLNQKTIGASTGSACASEDLEANPVMNAFGSDSELAHTGVRFSLSRFNTEEEIDYAIEVIKGAINRLRSISSSYAYTPKDHVSQL; the protein is encoded by the coding sequence ATGGAAGTATATTTAGATAACAACGCAACAACGAAAGTAGATCCAGAAGTTTTTAAAGCAATGGAGCCATTTTTTTGTCATATATATGGTAACCCAAATTCACTTCATAAGTTTGGGGCAGGAACTCATCCAAAAATGGTTGAGGCTTTAAATTATTTATATGATGGAATAAATGCAGCTGATGAAGATGACATTATTATTACTGCAAATGCTACAGAGAGTAACAATACAGTTATAAAAGGTATTTGGATTGATAAAATCTTAAATGGTAATAAAAATCATATTATCACTTCAGAAGTAGAGCACCCAGCAATTACTGCAACATGTAGATTTTTAGAAACTCAAGGTGTAAGTGTAACTTATCTACCTGTAAATGAAGAGGGTGTTTTAGAAGCGTCTGCTGTAAAAGATTATATTAGAGAAGATACAGCTTTAGTATCTATTATGTGGGCAAATAATGAAACAGGAAAACTTTTTCCTATAAAAGAGATTGGTCAAATATGTAAAGAAGCAGGTATACCTTTCCATACAGATGCAACTCAAGCAATTGGAAAAGTTCCAGTTGATGTTCAAGAGTGCAATGTAAACTATTTATCACTTTCAGCTCATAAATTCCATGGACCAAAAGGTGTTGGTGCCTTATATGTAGAAAAAGGGTATGAATTAACTCCTTTAATGCATGGTGGTGAGCAAATGGGTGGACATAGAGCAGGAACAGTTGATGTTGCTTCTATGGTTGGAATGGGAGTTGCAATGAAATTAGCAACTTCTGAAATGGCATTAGCTTATGAAAATAACCATGTAAGAAAGTTAAGAGATAAACTTGAAAATGCAATTCTTGAAATACCAGAAACAATCGTTATTGGTGGAAAAGAAAATAGAACTCCAAATACAACACTTATCTCAATTAGAGGTGTTGAGGGTGAATCTATGCTTTGGGATTTAAATCAAAAAACTATTGGTGCATCAACAGGAAGTGCCTGTGCATCAGAAGATTTAGAAGCAAACCCAGTTATGAATGCATTTGGAAGTGATAGTGAATTAGCTCATACAGGAGTTAGATTTTCTTTAAGTAGATTTAATACTGAAGAAGAGATTGATTATGCAATTGAAGTGATTAAAGGTGCGATTAACAGACTTAGATCTATTTCAAGTTCATATGCATATACACCAAAAGACCATGTGTCTCAATTGTAA
- a CDS encoding iron-sulfur cluster assembly scaffold protein — MAKNDLITGSIWDEYSNQVIRRMDDPTHQGEITEERAKELGGKLIVADFGAESCGDAVRLYWCVEESTDKILDSKFKSFGCGTAIASSDAMAELCIGKTVDEAVRITNIDVEKALRDHPDVPAVPPQKMHCSVMAYDVIKKAAGTYKGVDMESFEEEFIICECARVSLATIQEVIKLNDLKTVEEITDYTKAGAFCKSCIKPGGHEEKEMYLVDVLENTRAEMDHERMKTAADASESGQSSFDKMTIVQRIKLVDEVLDTDIRPMLMMDGGNMEIIDIKENIPHYDIYIRYLGACNGCASGDTGTLYAIESVLKQKVDENIRVLPI, encoded by the coding sequence ATGGCAAAGAATGATTTAATTACTGGTTCAATTTGGGATGAATACTCAAATCAAGTAATCAGAAGAATGGATGATCCAACTCACCAAGGTGAAATTACTGAAGAAAGAGCAAAAGAATTAGGTGGAAAACTAATTGTTGCTGACTTTGGAGCAGAATCATGTGGTGATGCAGTAAGACTTTACTGGTGTGTTGAAGAAAGTACTGATAAGATTTTAGATTCAAAATTTAAATCTTTTGGTTGTGGTACAGCTATTGCTTCATCTGATGCTATGGCAGAGCTTTGTATTGGTAAAACTGTTGATGAAGCAGTTAGAATTACTAATATTGATGTTGAAAAAGCTTTAAGAGACCATCCAGATGTTCCTGCTGTTCCTCCTCAAAAAATGCACTGTTCAGTTATGGCTTATGATGTTATCAAAAAAGCAGCTGGAACTTACAAGGGTGTAGATATGGAATCTTTTGAAGAAGAGTTCATTATCTGTGAGTGTGCAAGGGTTTCTTTAGCAACTATTCAAGAAGTTATTAAATTAAATGATCTTAAGACTGTTGAAGAGATTACTGATTATACAAAAGCTGGTGCATTTTGTAAGTCATGTATTAAACCAGGTGGTCATGAAGAAAAAGAGATGTATTTAGTTGATGTACTAGAAAATACAAGAGCTGAAATGGATCATGAAAGAATGAAAACTGCTGCTGATGCTAGTGAGTCTGGACAATCTTCATTTGATAAAATGACAATTGTACAAAGAATCAAATTAGTAGATGAAGTTTTAGATACTGATATTAGACCAATGCTAATGATGGATGGTGGTAATATGGAGATTATTGATATAAAAGAAAATATTCCACATTATGATATCTATATTAGATACTTAGGTGCTTGTAATGGTTGTGCATCGGGTGATACTGGTACACTTTATGCTATTGAATCTGTACTTAAACAAAAAGTTGATGAAAATATTAGAGTTTTACCAATCTAA
- a CDS encoding methyl-accepting chemotaxis protein produces the protein MFGFGKTEEESARLAAMEENYAIISFKPDGTIIHANDNFLNALGYTLNEVVGKHHRIFCDKNYINTTAYTNFWKDLASGISQIDEFERFHKNGTSVWIQASYTPVKDKSGKVTRVVKFAQDITSAKIVIDSVNKAIELAQNGIMKNTIKETTQNTAIESLKNGVNDLFKVVSSKVDGDLNNITKALNSYQKLDFTYRIDGNDLGDTASGLNSLADVINQMLVENKENGLTLDESSNVLLKNVDILNVNSNEAAASLEETAAALEEITSNISHNTENVVKMSNFANEVTNSANEGKNLAQQTTTAMNEIDDEVNAINDAITVIDQIAFQTNILSLNAAVEAATAGEAGKGFAVVAQEVRNLAARSAEAAKEIKDLVENATSKANSGKAISDKMIQGYNGLSENITKTIELISDIETASKEQLAGIEQINDAINSLDQQTQQNASIANQTHDIAVQTDEIAKLVVTNANEKQFIGKDQVKAKNLGSKNKTVNSPAQTKTQSKPMPKSENRKIESKISNDDEWESF, from the coding sequence ATGTTTGGTTTTGGCAAAACTGAGGAAGAATCAGCAAGATTAGCTGCAATGGAAGAAAATTATGCGATTATATCATTTAAGCCAGATGGAACAATAATTCATGCAAATGATAATTTTTTAAATGCCTTAGGTTATACATTAAATGAAGTAGTAGGAAAACATCATAGAATTTTTTGTGACAAAAATTACATAAATACTACAGCATACACTAATTTTTGGAAAGATTTGGCAAGTGGTATATCACAAATAGATGAGTTTGAAAGATTTCATAAAAATGGAACTTCAGTTTGGATTCAAGCTTCATATACTCCTGTAAAAGACAAAAGTGGAAAAGTAACTAGAGTAGTTAAATTTGCTCAAGATATCACTTCTGCTAAAATTGTAATTGATAGTGTAAATAAAGCTATAGAGTTGGCACAAAATGGAATAATGAAAAATACTATAAAAGAAACAACTCAAAATACAGCTATTGAATCATTGAAAAATGGTGTTAATGATTTATTTAAAGTAGTTTCATCTAAAGTTGACGGTGACTTAAATAATATAACAAAAGCATTAAACTCTTATCAAAAATTAGACTTTACATATAGAATAGATGGAAATGATTTAGGTGATACAGCAAGTGGTTTAAACAGTCTTGCAGATGTAATAAATCAAATGTTAGTTGAAAATAAAGAGAATGGTTTAACTTTAGATGAAAGTTCAAATGTTTTACTTAAAAATGTTGATATTTTAAATGTAAATTCAAATGAAGCAGCAGCATCTTTAGAAGAAACAGCAGCAGCATTAGAAGAGATAACTTCAAATATTTCTCATAACACTGAAAATGTTGTAAAAATGTCAAATTTTGCAAATGAAGTTACAAATTCAGCAAATGAAGGTAAAAATCTAGCTCAACAAACTACAACTGCTATGAATGAAATAGATGATGAAGTTAATGCAATAAATGATGCTATTACAGTAATTGATCAAATAGCATTCCAAACAAATATTCTTTCACTAAATGCAGCTGTTGAAGCAGCAACAGCAGGAGAAGCAGGAAAAGGATTTGCAGTAGTTGCACAAGAGGTTAGAAATCTAGCAGCAAGATCTGCTGAGGCAGCTAAAGAGATTAAAGATTTAGTTGAAAATGCAACAAGTAAAGCAAATAGTGGAAAAGCAATATCTGATAAAATGATTCAAGGATATAATGGTCTTAGTGAAAATATTACTAAAACTATAGAATTGATTTCTGATATTGAAACAGCTTCAAAAGAACAATTAGCAGGAATTGAACAAATAAATGATGCTATTAACAGCCTTGATCAACAAACACAACAAAATGCATCAATTGCAAATCAAACTCATGATATTGCTGTTCAAACTGATGAAATAGCAAAATTAGTAGTAACAAATGCAAATGAAAAACAATTTATAGGTAAAGATCAAGTTAAAGCAAAAAACTTAGGTAGTAAAAACAAAACAGTTAATTCTCCAGCTCAAACTAAAACTCAATCAAAACCAATGCCAAAAAGTGAAAATAGAAAAATTGAATCTAAAATCTCAAATGATGATGAATGGGAAAGTTTCTAA